cttatccttcaaaaatcggtgtgtaccctttcttgaaaaccagcccaaggtgtaaactgaagttcactttCCTAAGCCGCTCAGTGACATTTATAACGCAAAGTCTAATGCGTTagatcgttttttttttttaagcaaaagaagctaactctggctaacttcagttttcttattaaagaaattgactagaaggatttatggtaactcacataactgaagggaatttttgaaaaaatcaacaaacaaaaagcaaaaataagctttggaaggcacaatagagcacagtgtatagttattattactgccgttcaccagatattgtcggctcttctctggcacacagaagggatgtatcttcttggccccttaaagacaaatgtgactttgtgagcctttggcaaatgaaacttgagcaaaaatgaggctgtctcttccagacaaaccttggcaaacagtaggagtgtgtttttcctgcctggcagttgtgcaagaagttggatcgagcatcttttagctgccatctactcaatcctccagactgagcaaggataatacagagccagcccctgatgacatggagcatgttcgagaaataaaccttggttatttttagctgagacgtaggagtttgttgtgaatacagcacaacatggactacctgactgatgaaaacatatgtaggggaggaagacatttcctcttcccaaatttgggttcgtctggctggagaacgaattaaattcacatgagacagaatagcaagagaaaattaaacaaagctttatgaggaaccgtggcccggtgcctttcttcctgaaggaagaaagggcaccaaagaagtggggtgcacatagtggttatataccgccaaacagggtgtttcacatgtgattgaaatgtccctcccacaatagtcataagattgccctgtcggcacttgatggacacagcaggtagtgggtctgctatctcagtgggcatagcaggactcaagtcgattgtctggagctgggcggtcacaggtgagctcagcaatcagttcctagcctaaggaaagatgcttaatccttaagaaatgccaacgttgggagagggagggaagtcagttacaggaggttaccagactagcacaataaaatgcagatttaagttcttgcctttggtattgattaagagtttttagagagaaggtcatctcctttcttcttcctggtacagagagggaggcaacttttacagatagagatttaccttacaaatataaatgtgcgctaacaaagggcaagttccattcctccttccctgtcccagtttatcaaaagcaatcagcctcaaataatcctgatgccaaagagacatatcttggggtggccatttccaggtccccacacatacatattaccaatttcctgtgctgttgaccgaaatgatgcggggtcggtgagccgaggagtcgaaagaaagatttcttagactctcaagatctggcagtagtgctcttttatttagagaatagtatagagtagcatggggacaggacccatgggcaggcagagctggtgcgtggggacaagactcaccggcagtcagagctcctgctgctgcccctagttgagggttagggctaaatttaaggcataggtatatgattcatctctttacaagacaaaggaaagaacatgaaaaaaagttaaaatggtatcagtgcaggtgggatctgatcattgggtgatcccatgacttttagacaagaatcaaaccggattgagtaaatggcagaagtcaccgcttgaattttatcctcggctaaagacaaaggaggatttgtggggggggaggggtgggggtcagttacatgaggttgccagacagtaaccaacttaagttcttgcctctggcattgattaagagcttctagagataagaccatccccccttcttcctggcacagagagggaggcatcttcacagatagaggtttcccttaggaatgtaaatgtttcccaacaaaggggcaaacaaattccattccttggagcctgaatctcatctgtagttttaaaactaaccagcctaaaaatcctcatcgtaagccattttaaaattaagcagcctaaaaatcctcatcaaaaatgacttcagtgagccaatattagaattccttttcacaaaggtggataagtgacagattagaagtctacactgtcccaggagtgtagacagataccatgcttatatatagcaaaaatatttcctcattttgtcctttacctgtcaataaaaaggtatatctatagaaatctggaggtaaagctccagacaaaaccaacatggtgacaaggaggaacattacatacttgtaaaaggagcgacagatgagaaaatagtaataatggctgggaacttatagaaccttgcattgaaagtgatctcatatggaactcaggaaatatttatagctgaaagcactacatgacaaaatctggtggatggaattaaacaatacttagaagaaagataGCTTCAACATacgtatctaaaaagaaaaattagaaaccaatgagctacttgttcaagaagctagacaaagagcaagacagtaaagtcaggaagaaaggaaatgagaaagagaaatgccaaacctttgtttctatttatttgctctttatttattgctatggactgaattctctctccccgccattcatatatggaagccctgaccccccttgtgaccatgtccagacacaaggtctttaggaagtaattatggtgaaaatgaagtcataatggtggaacctaaatcagataggactgtggcctcatcagaagtggaagagatctctctttctgtttcttcacacgcatacacacaccccgccatctgaggactcagtgagaaggggaccttatgcaagctgaggagagagccctcgccagaacctgaccatgctggcatcctgctctcaggcttccagccctcagaatggtgagaaaataaatttctgtttaagtcacccacgctatggcattttgttatgggaacccaagctaagacgcttatctttcacagtttgttcctaggttctggtaccaattccaatgtgtgtggggttgggggtcgggggagtcccccacaccaacaagcaattcttgggacaccagctgggtgtcctacaattcaactcgattctgacactatgtacccagagacagcaacacatcccacaggttaagggttcagtccccaagactgcccccactgcaggtgccaatAGCAAGTCTCGGTTGTCGCCTATGattctgagcaactggctgtcagtaggaggttcccaagactctctactccggttccatgaatttgctagggcggctcacagaactcagagaaacctcttacttactagattacctgtttattagaaaaggatatgactcgggaatagctcgatggaacagacgcatagggcaagacatggggaaagggcactgagcttccaTGTCCTttccaggtaaccactctcccagaacctgcacatggtcaccaacctggatgctcttggaaatctgtccttttgggtttttatgcataagctgtttatttattctcttaccctcagctgctgtttttccttccccatttacagcccaaagccaatcaaagaaggacatgtgcagtgtgctgctgttcctgtacatttttttaagtgcataacaatgtaagaatttgttaacggagacatacacatgtatgtcttgactatgcataaaaatgtaatcttttgttaatggagccatgcacatggctattcttggaatcataaagaatgtaattaattttaggatattgatacctatgatgagggagggaggagaacgggatggaaatgtgaattttaggtgtgacggcaacattttgcttcttaaaaacagagatatcgttgtgggctgaatcatgtccctgaaaattcatatgttgaagtcctaactccaggacctcaaaatagggctgtatttggagagagggcctctaaagaggtaattaaggtcaagtgaggtcacatgggtaggctccaatccaatgtgactgatagtcacgtaagaagagaagattagaactcagacacacacagagggaagaccgtgtgaggacacagggagaagcggccggggagagaggcctcagaagagactaaacaggccaacgccttgatcttgaacttcggcctccagaaccgtgagaaaatagatttctattgtttaagccaccctacgtgtggtattttgtcatggcagccccagcaaatgaatgcaacatcggaagcaaatagggcaCAATTCaacgtctgttctttctgggtattggggccggagatagaggtcatactatgtactcttctgcatatttgaaatatttccataatagttaagaaaataacaagcagatcccgaaaaagaataaccagagagtagaaatttatgtgtgattgccttacaggccaaggtgggtttcgcgttgggcaggtggttctcttccacagggtgtgtcagtcacccatgaattcccgtctcttggctcCACCATTCCTGGCGCCTGTATcattgtctgcaaccaatctgcacaaggagaaagaaggaacacggagaagacaaacctgctttcaaaagttccaacctggaaatggcacacaccacttccactcccattgcattggctgaaacatagtcacacgccacacctcactgcaagttgctgggtgactgccttcctgggcgcccaggacaaggatgtggacaaacagccagtagtcccacccacaatgtcatcaggttgaccctggtcttcatgctgctgctcagtctacagcgtgtctgccaggcctatggttagggtttagatattttacaaaggcgcggggttgggggtcatggtttgggacttcaaagaggaggaagccaattcacagggagacagaaaaccaaatgtttgctgggccatctctaaacaaatgagagagaacttgtgtaaaatgggcccggctaggtacctccttctctaccacatctagagttccctacgttgacagctccttcctggaacaggacttctgtcttaaattctttgagGCAGTTAGGGGcaaggccaaagtttcttttatatataaattttatgtgtatatatgtaatttatagaactaaataaatgaatttaaatatagatacaatggattatatattctattatatatcaatattaatatatattatatatatatagataatctccttggttctccagagaaccctgacgaatacaggaggagttaatattcttttatctatGGCacttacatttaatcatttgaaattcttagttatgacattgttatggcttgcaaAGAAGTGTCCTTtacagtgtttcatttagaggcctcaagataccaattttaaaaagtttcccattttatttgtttggtttgataggctttttccaattgagtgcacagataaaccaatttaggaatttcaaaggagccccatttaggccagtgaagccttaaaccaccctgagtaatctgagcccagtgggacaaaaatctacatgtagaaggtctgtattctttaaagacaaaaccagcaggagtgccagagtggggctgttctttggtggtcctcttagaaaatggatttctcatttgtatgaacttaccaaaggatcaaaggcccaaaaaaagagtgaaaggaacagaagtttctaacaaagctgacaatggaaggatggccagaaccagtatcaaaggacgcctacataaagtctggacctctaccaaaaatgggaggtccaggcccaggaggacttaccaccaggaaccagagccaccaggaggagacgacagagcacaaaagattctttgcaggcaccttgcttgtgtctgtgaagtggcaccagaattgaaggtcagtagctagggatcccacttctgtcaccatgtaaagtcagcaaataagaggcataaactgcaaaagaaccaaaaagtttatttggggtctcaagaattgcaattcaggagatgtagattcgagtagaagctcaaatgtgctcctaggaagacaaaggaggcaggggtagataaaaggaaaggacacaggcttacaaaggtctacagtgaacagttaaTGACTGcttctggcatggggtgagctgacttgccagaacatagttggtcctagggagactgtcccttcttggaatgaggaaacacttcaagatgtgacctctgctgtcaggtaaagctcaaaagttcagttaacatctggtggtggatgtggtgtagaagcataagccccacttccttaatggcctcccagctccattttagaagccttgaagatggtactccattttgtcattgtcatccaccacagtcacgcaccatgtaacaatattaacgatgtttcggtcactaatggaccacatatatgacagtggtcccatacgggtagcaccacatagcctgggtgtgtagtaggctctaccacttaggtttgtgtaagtacactgtgtgatgttcacacaacagtgaaagtgcctaatgatgcatttctcaaaacatgtccctttcattaagtgaggtgTGCccgtactgattttagtcttgtgaatgttgaataatgaattattcatttcaattatttgagtcagccccactggctgaagacggtaaaggctgactgaagcaaaaaactaaaatttgttattcaacattcacaaaaccaaatgagtaaagaactttaagttctatatcagggttcatgtaaggcaaaaacattctaaaggaaagatggatttgaggacatatatgattctgagtgtaaatgtctgggtactagcaaaaattccagggagcatttcagacttcgaggcagtggaattggtgaaaccaaagtcaagctctccaaacagtaaagggggcccaggtaatatctggagtacaggtggaacaggcagaaaattccattaatgtaattgtatgatatgatgaacggacagagttggaaaataggatggcagggtagggcagagggacctggagggcccaggatggatggagagatcagctgggctggtggggggaaggggccatgggcacaccctctgcatgtcccctcccccaccctctgaaaccctttgtgactcttcagtgctctgtgatgcaggcctgggattataggcaagtgtggacactctcagagctcagttgcctcaggcagccttgcgattcagaaaatggagttcagtcaatggaatgttctctcatttctgaatagccatattgagttgtttttgagcatctgctcaacattcttagatagtgaccacaacctcaccatcgtgtgtgggttgtggttgcttcttctgttcctgtgcttcctggtggggattccatctttaccaaccttctggaaaaccaaaatctaccaaaaggtaaggatccctgggcaagccacgaacagggattttttattgttgtttccatttctagtcccacatttttaaatgagttggtccagagagactcctaagatggcaagtctgaatagaggatagaacatcatccttctaggggaataggccaggcaggactaggggttcagctgggactgtttcccatttaaaactcacagaccatctgggtgtggtggaggattcctggataaaatcccatcactgatttcacggccctgcattaggttatttagagagtttgggatctgtgtaggagaacactgttcccaacactggatcatgagtcacattcccatgtcgggcgtcattcgaccaaactgtcctttgtattgggcagatcaggagagcagggctgagcctccgacactggagtgtgagctctgtcccaggatacagggtcctatctgaggaagcacagatgtgactgtgggcctcagagtttatgccctccttgagcagaggacttctgactgagaagatcaagtgtggactccagccaaaaatcctccttcgagtttttcaaagaaggaaaaattgaaagtatcttatcacctttagaaattcagaaagggaaagaacacaaagtgctagtaataaaaatggagagtgacattaatcttggatgaatatctgagtttcctagagagaggagcaagccaactaagtcctcgctcctcattcttttctttttgttctcagcgtcagggcagagccaagaggagaagaagaggtggaacaccaagtggtaaggttccacctatcccacctgagctctccaagggtgacccttcctgtcctctccatgaggtcccaggtccatggtctccgaggatgtcagtcgctagatagagtccctctcagaagatagaggcctcagaggaaaggctcatgggaaggtagtcagaacccgagacatttctcagattcctgctctgcccagctctgggcatgaagcagtgatgggcctggacaatgggtgttgcccagtgggtggccgtgggagacgtcaagagtcagaacttctgtctcctgaccttgtagaaactacgttgacttcctggatgatcagactcctcgaggtaaccattgacctatgttcctcacatggtggttttgaacatatatgtatgtgacagtactttataaatgaagcaacaaacacatgtgaaccttattaatattatcattgaccgtttgaccacatctactgattcttggggctttcagagttaatagcccgttaatatcccaagggtctcccataaagggactcccgtgtaacacctatgcttctacctttattacatgtaattcactcttctggtttcccaggttggagaaattaccagagggaaacagaggagaaaaggaggctaatttctattctgaaaaggtgactagtcttttctttcctgatccctctttaacatgttctctgcaattccagggattcagtacagcctgcagtagtcatgggaggggtttgccataggaacgggtatgtgaatgaaggccttggggtgagggctgctgagtgtatggtgaagtcatagacgtggggcattgtgaagggggagcaggcttcaggtggcccctcccctgacaggccagcaggtcctcctttccttgttctggtcctggctacagttttctacttcctgtctcccgcaggcccctaggccggcctctcgataccacccgctttcgtcaactattatgcccagacccctcctgtgaggtgtgtaatagcacaactgctgagatcaatcggctcctggaggacctggaagatgataccgcctctgtgtcctctgtggcttccacagcttctgggactgagtcatcattcactctgtcctctgccttctcagaagtccttccaggagacctaacaccatcccctccacctgacccttccccaccgcccccctccgtcctctcacctaacccaatgacacccttagctgactttgtttcaccctcaccaccggctCACTCTATGCCACAAGagtcttttcctcccttggagtccaaattcccagcagaccgttccccaccccaaccccttgcccttccccctctgccaccacatgacacccaggcaacgggtcctattctccaaccagaggccactctgtctctgaatacgatcttctctcttgaccgcaccctttgccaagatattaaccccttaccaaatttgtcccagataatcaatcccactgattcactggcttgtcatcacacaccaccaagcctgtctgtctcaccaccgacagaccaccctttaactgtgactaaatctaaatcggtttccatcttattgaagtctgttccagagaactcatctccagatagccctggtgggttgtccacttatgtcccaacagtcagaggcactgaccattcaagcctgtcaatttcagaattatcctggtggcaagcttgtgccaaagacttgttcttagcaccttccaccttggcaccatgtgattttaatcgagagtttcttgccctccattcttcagagtcctctctggagagacaccctacagctaaccttatagagcctggtaacctctcatttctcagccctcatgtcctggcactcctggagagacaagtccgaaagaggagtgatttcctgatgtggaaagaaaaggagaaggagaagggttcttttccaaaaaaacttaggccaggccaccaactaaatccttcggggaaaacgttagagtcaaatgctgatgagtgtgactcagcattctcccttcctttctggagcagtgcaggcataccaaaggagctgcacatgcatgagcagcccccatatcctaaaatcttggaggaccatttacaggaaaaatgtatgcagctcttctggggtcttccatctctgcacagcaagtccttgccctctgctatccgtgactcaagtgactgcaccacaatcttccttttcaataccatccCAAATGCCTCCAcgggccaagaatccccagtacctctccatcgcccacctccatccttgcctgagatccagccccaacacttgcctcaaaccctgccccaatcccagcccctacctctcactcaggtcaagtcccaggcccaccttaaatccccactcccaatcctaccatctggtcctctaccccagataaggATCTGTGCGGTGTGTCGCCATAGACcccaggatgaatcagagtctctcacctcatctgaaattcaacaactggaatggaaagtgttgcagaagcaacaggaaagtttgtggggttccccctctgtagtccaaagatctcaggaagaattttgttcttcagctcccaactttccttaccatcaggcctcccaggcccatgcctccatctccatccttcccgtagagtttcctctcagtgatgagctgaggaagaaactggaacatcaccttcgaaagaggctcatccaacaccggtggggcctgccccgcaggatctgtgagtgtctgtcactgatgatgcctccaagagatttctcagagatagctaagtcagagagcaatcgtggactctcacggatctcggtgaacaaagatctaaatgttggattgagccaatccaaaagcttccatgagaggggttcagaactgcttcaggtagagaaggagatggggaaggatcggGGGCAcagcccagagaacggcccaaaagctcatctgttgagtgacccagagagctcttcagataaggatccggcatatgactctgagaaagacctaaatagtcacgtggcaagtctgtcagggaaaaattcaagggccttggaggaaagtctagatcagaaacaacttgaaaatgtcctgaaagcacatttgagcaagaagtttgaggaaatcagtgaggctcggctccctgggacggtgcgcTGTTCATGGCATGccagcaagcagacattgctgctttctgacaaatcccgcacccaaataacacagaggagtttgccaccttcagtgggtggggactcctccctgaataccttccaggagctttgcttcattgattccagtgcacaacagatgatggaaagccatattaaaagctttcgtatgagaatggagtggggccttccctgcagggtccttgaatccatacaggcgtttaaatcggaagatgctgcatcccagtccttgccctatttctactgtcccccctcaaataacccaactttgggagtggactccaaatccgaggacttcgagccccatagaggaagctctaaatctgttcttcaagaaaaagcggaaacaacaaatacagccctggtcctggatcgtctttgccctgctacttcacctatgggcaggcaaggacaaggggtgccgagacaatcaccctctggtatcaaccaagagattgcagaggttgttcagaggagtaagggtgccagacagactcatctgcctgtcacatgtggcatcacaggcaaagcgagtcagaaatttactcagctaggcaacagatgccccccagagctgcctgcaaggcaagctggtgccaaacatgagacaaaggatgagagagtgagtcccagtgatagaagagaagggcgacaggacaaaaagatgaagtcggaacccttttccgtgcacagcacggccagggacatattcagggccaaggagctcaacgctctgcagtcaaaaactggtaatgtgttgacaaccagcaagccaggaagctcccaaaggatacgtgagaatcacagtaaaatagaaattactgggaccattgaaagccctgcaccaaaaagacaagttccccaagacccaaagtcatcggatcttaaggaacatctgtttagggaattaaagtcgaaactagagaagaggaatcagagccaggtccaaggccaacacactgacaggtccccttcctcagagagcttgacttacaaggcctcactgactcatgcccacggtgtctccagtggggacatgggagcttcccaggtgctgcatgtaCGTCTGGAGGACActgggatcagcaggcagcagcggcaggagccttgggtccccaAGAAAGACCGAAAGAggtacgaggataagaaattcccaccagctacaatgagagtgagccctctgGGCACCagcaaagaagagcttggtggaggggatgcagggttggggacatgccaacctacaagaaagagtttccctactcagatcacagcatcagaggagacgcttgggagcaagtcttcccagacctcatcacagaaggcacagcctcctcctgaaagtctgttcagaaaaaagatgaaccacatttttcaatggcttcgtcctgggacaaaaggcaaaaaccaagaacatccccaggaaaagggcagccccatatcatctgcacagagcagaggcctggttaaagggagagctgccattactgggaccaccacagctcagaagaccaggacagtccctgggaagttcccagtggagaaagtGGGGGAGCGGtgtgcagcagaggtcacccgccctcaagagccccttccttccctgagaaagtttgtgaaaactgaccagaaggcagaagagcaggcccaggcagagcccgtccaggggcatccttccaactacagggctccctcctgtaaagtgccaagcaccaagtcctgccaccaagaagttgtctttgctggccagaattatcctacatgttctagacggatcagagaccagaacagacaccctcagaaagtcatggcgtttaaagatcagctattggataagaagcgtcccttatctgtgcctcgcagggagcatgtgccccatccaagctccacctgcaggcgtcaagccggcccaggggcctccagctgttctcaccactgctaaaggcactatgtttagggatccgtctctatgtcaacagaaaacgcttttccagcgtttcgagagcggaaaatttcccaccgcaaaataat
This DNA window, taken from Equus caballus isolate H_3958 breed thoroughbred unplaced genomic scaffold, TB-T2T haplotype2-0000713, whole genome shotgun sequence, encodes the following:
- the LOC138922300 gene encoding spermatogenesis-associated protein 31D4-like, encoding MEFSQWNVLSFLNSHIELFLSICSTFLDSDHNLTIVCGLWLLLLFLCFLVGIPSLPTFWKTKIYQKRQGRAKRRRRGGTPSGWRNYQRETEEKRRLISILKRPLGRPLDTTRFRQLLCPDPSCEVCNSTTAEINRLLEDLEDDTASVSSVASTASGTESSFTLSSAFSEVLPGDLTPSPPPDPSPPPPSVLSPNPMTPLADFVSPSPPAHSMPQESFPPLESKFPADRSPPQPLALPPLPPHDTQATGPILQPEATLSLNTIFSLDRTLCQDINPLPNLSQIINPTDSLACHHTPPSLSVSPPTDHPLTVTKSKSVSILLKSVPENSSPDSPGGLSTYVPTVRGTDHSSLSISELSWWQACAKDLFLAPSTLAPCDFNREFLALHSSESSLERHPTANLIEPGNLSFLSPHVLALLERQVRKRSDFLMWKEKEKEKGSFPKKLRPGHQLNPSGKTLESNADECDSAFSLPFWSSAGIPKELHMHEQPPYPKILEDHLQEKCMQLFWGLPSLHSKSLPSAIRDSSDCTTIFLFNTIPNASTGQESPVPLHRPPPSLPEIQPQHLPQTLPQSQPLPLTQVKSQAHLKSPLPILPSGPLPQIRICAVCRHRPQDESESLTSSEIQQLEWKVLQKQQESLWGSPSVVQRSQEEFCSSAPNFPYHQASQAHASISILPVEFPLSDELRKKLEHHLRKRLIQHRWGLPRRICECLSLMMPPRDFSEIAKSESNRGLSRISVNKDLNVGLSQSKSFHERGSELLQVEKEMGKDRGHSPENGPKAHLLSDPESSSDKDPAYDSEKDLNSHVASLSGKNSRALEESLDQKQLENVLKAHLSKKFEEISEARLPGTVRCSWHASKQTLLLSDKSRTQITQRSLPPSVGGDSSLNTFQELCFIDSSAQQMMESHIKSFRMRMEWGLPCRVLESIQAFKSEDAASQSLPYFYCPPSNNPTLGVDSKSEDFEPHRGSSKSVLQEKAETTNTALVLDRLCPATSPMGRQGQGVPRQSPSGINQEIAEVVQRSKGARQTHLPVTCGITGKASQKFTQLGNRCPPELPARQAGAKHETKDERVSPSDRREGRQDKKMKSEPFSVHSTARDIFRAKELNALQSKTGNVLTTSKPGSSQRIRENHSKIEITGTIESPAPKRQVPQDPKSSDLKEHLFRELKSKLEKRNQSQVQGQHTDRSPSSESLTYKASLTHAHGVSSGDMGASQVLHVRLEDTGISRQQRQEPWVPKKDRKRYEDKKFPPATMRVSPLGTSKEELGGGDAGLGTCQPTRKSFPTQITASEETLGSKSSQTSSQKAQPPPESLFRKKMNHIFQWLRPGTKGKNQEHPQEKGSPISSAQSRGLVKGRAAITGTTTAQKTRTVPGKFPVEKVGERCAAEVTRPQEPLPSLRKFVKTDQKAEEQAQAEPVQGHPSNYRAPSCKVPSTKSCHQEVVFAGQNYPTCSRRIRDQNRHPQKVMAFKDQLLDKKRPLSVPRREHVPHPSSTCRRQAGPGASSCSHHC